The sequence TCGACCACGCTAGTCCTTTATCGCAATTTTTCAACATTACATTGCCATTGCTTAAGCCGACAACGCTTTATTTGCTCGTAATGGGCATCATCACCTCGTTCCAAGTGTTCATGAGCATATATTTAATGACACAAGGCGGTCCGAACTTTGCGACGACGACAATTGCCTATTTAATTTATGTACATGCATTTGAATATTACCAATTTGGCCTTGCAGCTGCGGAATCGTTCGCATTAGGCATCGTCATTATTGTTGCCTCTATTTTTCAATTCAAGTTAATGGCAAGCGACGTAGAATTTTAACTGGAGGTGGTTGCCATGAACCAACAAGCGGCAAACAGAAAGGCGCCTCTTAACCATCCGCCTGAACGAAAGGCAATCGCCGCAAAAATGGTTAGTTACGCACTTTTGTTGTGTTGGATTGTCATTACACTGATTCCCCTTTATTGGATGCTGGTCATGTCGTTTAAGGATACGGCTGTGGCGTCTTCCTTTACTCCTGAGTGGTTCCCGAAGAATCCATCGATTGCCACATACGTGCGTTTTTTGACAGAAACCGATGCCGTCCGTTGGCTTTTGAATAGCTTGTTTGTCTCATCTGTGTTAACAGTAACCAATGTGCTGTTTTGCTCGTTGGCAGGCTATGCGTTTGCGAAGTTGCGGTTTCCAGGGCGGAACACGATCTTTTGGCTGCTACTCGGAACGATGATGATCCCGGCACAAGTAACATTGATCCCTGTTTATATTATTGTTGTCAACACGTTGCAGCTAGGCAATACATATACCGCGATCATGCTGCCGATGTTTGCTACAGTTGGGAACATCTTTTTGATGAAGCAATACATGTCGACTTTGCCGTCATCGCTCATTCAAGCGGCGCGGATTGATGGTTGCAGCGAGTGGCGTATTTTTTACAAAATCATTTTGCCGATTTCAAAACCAGGCTTAGCCGTGTTGGCTATTTTTACGTTCGTGGCGACATGGAATGAATTTTTTTGGCCATTTCTAGTTACACAAACAAGTTCGATGCGGACGATTCAAATTGGCTTGGCTAGTTTTAAATTTGCCGATGCTACTGATTTCGGGGCAATGATGGCCGGTTCTGTAGTCGCAGCGCTGCCGATGTTTCTGTTGTTTTTCTCGCTGCAAAAGTATTTTTTGCAAGGCATTACCATTGGTGCCGTGAAAGGATAGGTGAAAAATGGCGACGATTGTGTTTGACCGCATTACCAAAACATTTGTGGACGAAAAGCGCGGCGGCACCTTTACAGCCGTGAAAGACGCTACGTTTACGATCAACGATAAAGAGTTCCTCGTTTTTGTCGGCCCCTCTGGTTGTGGCAAGACGACAT is a genomic window of Shouchella clausii containing:
- a CDS encoding carbohydrate ABC transporter permease translates to MVSYALLLCWIVITLIPLYWMLVMSFKDTAVASSFTPEWFPKNPSIATYVRFLTETDAVRWLLNSLFVSSVLTVTNVLFCSLAGYAFAKLRFPGRNTIFWLLLGTMMIPAQVTLIPVYIIVVNTLQLGNTYTAIMLPMFATVGNIFLMKQYMSTLPSSLIQAARIDGCSEWRIFYKIILPISKPGLAVLAIFTFVATWNEFFWPFLVTQTSSMRTIQIGLASFKFADATDFGAMMAGSVVAALPMFLLFFSLQKYFLQGITIGAVKG